The following DNA comes from Candidatus Omnitrophota bacterium.
TATGCAAGATCGTGATGATACTTTATCTCGCAGATTTCCTTTCGAGGAAACAGGGAGAGATAAAGAGTTTCAGGGAAGGTTTCATGCCGCCGATGATAATACTCGGCTTCAGCGTCGGGCTGATCCTGCTAGAGCCTGACCTGGGAACCGCGGTCGCTATAGGCGCCGTCTCGTTCATGATGCTCTTTGTCGCCGGGATCAAATTGAGGCACCTAGTCCCGATGCTGTTGGGCTCGATACCTATACTGGGCGCCCTCATATTCCATAAGGCCTACAGGATGAGGAGGATATTTGCTTTTTTGGATCCCTGGAAGGACCCGCAAGGCGTCGGGTTCCAGATAATCCAGTCTTATATAGCGCTCGGGTCCGGCGGCCCGTTCGGGGTCGGGCTCGGCCAGTCGCGGCAGAAATTGCTCTATCTCCCGGGGGCGCATACGGATTTCATATTTTCCATAATCGGGGAGGAACTGGGCCTCATAGGCGCCGGCGCGGTGATAATCCTCTTCGCGCTCTTCATCTGGCTGGGTTTCAGGATAGCGTTGAGGGCGAGGGACCTCTTTGGGCACCTGGTCGCGCTGGGGGTCGTCTCGATCATTGGGCTCGAGGCGGTCATCAATATCGCCGTCGCGACCGGCTCTATGCCGACTAAGGGGCTGCCGCTGCCTTTCATAAGCTACGGAGGCTCGTCGCTCGTATTCGATATGATCGGAGTGGCGCTTCTGCTCAATGTCGCCAAATACAGCGAGAGCCCTTACGAGAAGGAAGAATAATTAATGAATCCCGACCATAACGTTTATAAAAACGGGATGAAGATACTTATCGCGTGCGGAGGGACAGGCGGGCATATCTTCCCCGGGTTGAGCCTTGCCCAGGAGATAAAGGAGAGGGGCGCCGGCGAGGTCCTGCTTGTCGGGACGGACCATCCCCTTGAGATGAGGCTCTTCGGGTCGTTCGATATTCCCTACAGGCTTATGCCCGTGGCGAAACTATCTGCGAACCCGGTAAAGTTCCTGAAATTCCTCGCGCGGTTCACCTCGGCTTGCCTGAGGTCCGTCAAGTTGTTATTTGATTATAAGCCCGATATCGTGGTTGGTTTCGGCGGATACGCCTCATTCCCGATATGCAAATTCGCCGCGCTCACGGGAAAACCGCTTTTTCTGCACGAGCAGAATTGCGAAGCCGGGCTGGCGAACAGGATATTGGCGCTTCTGGCGAGGCGCGTCGCGGTGAGTTTCAAGGAGACGGAGAAGTCCTTCGGGAGGAAAGCGGTGTTTACCGGCAACCCGATACGCAAAAAACTCCTGATGACAAAAAGAGAGGATGCGCGGAGGTTTTATAAGTTCAGCCCGGACAAATTCACGGTCCTTATCCTCGGAGGAAGCCAGGGCGCTCAGAGGATAAATATGATAGTCGGTGATATGCTCGGGATATTGAGCGAAGAGGAGAAGAAACAGATAAACATACTTCATATCGCCGGCATGAAGAATATCGATGATGTGCGGAAAAAATACGAAGGGAGCGGCGTGGACGGCTGCGTATACGATTTTGTCGGGGATATAGGATACGCGTATGCGATGGCAGACCTCATCGTCTCGCGCGCCGGGGCTACGGCGCTCTTTGAGATCGCGGCCCTGGGCAAACCATCGATAATGGTCCCTTACAGGTTCGCCGGGGGGCACCAGTACCATAATGCCGCCGCGCTCGCAAAGGTTGGCGGGACTATAATTATGGAGGAACTCGGCCTCACGCCGCAGATGCTGAAGGAAAAAATATTTGAGTTGAAGGATGATAAGGAGAGGTTAAAGTCGATGTCGGACGCGGCGAAAAAATTTGCCGTTCCCGACGCGGCTAAGCGTCTTACTGATTGTATCATACCTTGAAATTTAACGTCTCGCGAAGAGCCGGTTTATGACGCAGTAGATATTAGATGAAGCGAGTAATAAATAAGGCCGAGCGAGACTTAAATTTCAAGGGATAAAACAATATTATAAGGTGATCATGAAACTAAAAGGTAAGAAGCACATTCATTTCGTCGGCATCGGCGGCATCGGGATGAGCGCCATCGCCTTCGTCCTGCTCAAGCGGGGCCTTAAGGTCTCCGGCTCGGACGTCAGGCGTTCGCGCATCGTCGAGAAGCTAGAATCGCTCGGCGGCAAATTCCACGAAGGCCATCACGAGAAGAACATAGAGGGCGCCGATATCGTTGTATTCTCGTCATCGATCACGCCGGAGAACCCCGAGCTAAAGGCCGCGCGCAATAAAAAGATAAAGACGCTCCACCGCGCCGATATGCTCGCCCTGATAATGAACGGCAGGAAAGGGATCGCGGTTACCGGCGCGCACGGCAAGACGACGACATCATCGCTCATCGCCCATATCCTGTACAGGGCGGGGCTCGACCCGACCGCGATCCTCGGCGGCGAGGTGAAATCGCTGGAGGGCAACGCCAGGGTAGGCAAGGGCGGGCATTTTGTGGTGGAGGCGGACGAGAGCGACGGCTCGTTCGTCCACCTGAAACCGTTCTACGGGGTCATCACGAATATCGACGCCGAGCACCTCGATTATTACAGGAACATGGGGGAGATAATATCCTGGTACCTGAAATTCGTCGAGAAGATCAAGCCGGGCGGGAAACTCTTCGCCTGCGGCGACTGCGATAACTTGAAGCGGGCTCTCCGCGGCTATCCCAAGGAGGTCGTCACCTTCGGCCTTTCGGCCGGCGGCGATATATTTCCCGGGAAGATAAAAATGCACGACTCGCATTCCGAGTTCGAGATAATCTACCGCGGCAAGAACCTGGGGCGGGCCGCAATAAACATCCCGGGGATACATAACGTCTCGAACGCAATGGCCGCGTTCGCCGTGGCGCTGGAGCTGGGCCTTGATTTCGGGACGATAAAGAAGGCGGTCGAGGATTTTACCGGCGCGGCGCGGAGGTTTCAGGTCAAGTATTCCGGAAACGGGATAAAGGTGATAGACGATTACGCGCACCATCCGGCCGAGATAAAGGCGACCATATTGGCTGCTAAGAACTGGAAACCCAAGCGGCTTATAGCGGTCTTCCAGCCGCACCGCTTCTCCAGGACAAAGTACCTGAAGGACAGGTTCGGGAACTGTTTCGATGTGGCCGACCGGTTGATACTTACGGATATTTACGCGGCGTCGGAGGACGAGCTCGATGGCGTCTCCGGCAAAAGCATCTACGAGGAAGTGAAAAAGCACGGCCACAAGGACGTCATATACCTGCCCAAGAAAGAATTAAAAGAATATCTCTTGAAGGATATAAAACGCGGTGATATGGTCCTGATGATGGGCGCCGGGGATATTACCTCGATAGCCGGGGAGCTGGCGCAGGAGCTTTTGAAAAAGAGGGGAAAGATATCAAAAAAGAACCCTTAGGCTTCATAAGGGGCTCGGTCAAGCTCGACGAGCCGATGGACCGCCATACGACATTCAAGATAGGCGGGCCGGCGGATATTTTTGTCTGTCCGGAGGACGTCGACGACCTGCTGGTAATCCTGCGCTACGCCGTTTCGCATAAAGCGGATTATTTCATGATCGGCGGCGGCAGCAAACTCCTGGTCGGGGACAAGGGCATACGGGGGTTTGTCGTCTTTTTAGGAGCGCCGTCCTTTGGCGGGATAGAATTCGACGGAGATACGGCCATCGCGGGCTGCGGGATAAAGACCCACGAGCTGATAACGAAGGCCGCGGAGAAGGACCTGGGAGGCCTTGAGTTCCTCGCCGGGATACCCGGGACGCTCGGCGGCGCCATCACGATGAACGCCGGGTGGCCGTCAAGGGCGATAGGGGATCTCGTCGAGGAGATAACCGCGCTCAAGGACCTCGAGAAGGTGAAATTGGGCAAAGAGAGCCTTAAATTCTCGTACCGTTCTTCTAACCTCGCCGGTTTGGTCCTGGTTTCAGCGAGGCTCAGGCTGGAAAAGAAGGCCAAGGATAAGATAGAGGCCGAAACGAAGAAAAACCTGGAGAAAAAAAGAAAAACGCAGGAGCTCGGCTATCCCAGCGTGGGGAGTATCTTTCTCAACCCGTCGGGAAGTTCGCCGGCCTGGGAGCTTATAGACAAGTGCGGCTTGAGAGGAAAATCGGTAGGAGGCGCTGCGGTCTCGGAGAAGCACGCGAACTTCATCATAAACAGGGGAAATGCCTCGGCGGCCGACGTCAGGAAATTAATAGATGAGATACAAAAAATAGTTTTTAAAGAACATCAAATTATGTTAAAATTAGAGACTAAATTAATAGGAGAGTTTTAATGGATAAGGTGGGATCGAGGATAGGGGTCCTGATGGGCGGGCCATCCGCCGAGAGGGACGTCTCCCTGCGCTCGGGAAGGGCCATAACAGATGCCCTGTTGAGCAAGGGCTACAACGCGATCCCTATGGAGATATGGCTCCCGACGAGGGACGAACTGAGGTCGGCGGGTATCGACGTCGCCTTCATCGCCCTCCACGGGACATTCGGCGAGGACGGACAGATACAGACGATATTAGAGGACCTAAGGATACCCTATACCGGTTCGAAAGTAAAAGCGAGCCGGCTTGGAATGGATAAGATCGCATCGCGTAAGTTATTCAAAAAAGCCGGGCTCAACATCCCGGGATACCACGTGATCGAGAACGGGGCCAGGCCGAAACTGAAATTCCCGGCGCCGGTCGTCGTCAAACCCTCGGCACAAGGCTCCTCGGTCGGGGTTTCTATAATAGACAAGGTCGAGGGACTGGACGGCGCAATTAAGGAAGCGTTCAAGTTCGGCGAACAGGTGATCCTCGAGGAGTTCATACACGGAAAGGAGCTTACCGTGGGGGTAGTCGACGACAAGCCGCTGCCCGTAATACAGGTCGTCCCAAAAAGGCGCTATTACGATGAGGTCGCCAAATATACGGCCGGGATGACCGACTATCTCTGTCCCGCGCCCATATCCGAAGGAGAGGCGAGGCTCGCGCAGGACGCCGGCATCAGGGCGCATAACGCCCTCGGCTGCAGGTCTTTCTCCAGGGTCGATATGATACTTGACGACGGGGGGAAGATAGTCGTCCTCGAGGTAAATACGATACCGGGAATGACCCAGCTCAGCCTCCTGCCGAAGGCCGCGAAGACGAGAGGGATGGATTTTCCACTGTTGTGCGAGAAGATGCTCGAATCGGCTTATAAATAATATGGCGAGAAAAAGGAAATCAGGTTCGGAAGCCTCAAAGCAGTTCAGCGGTTTCATGAAACGCAACAGGGTTGCGGCGGCCGTCATTGTTATATTCGTGTTGGCCGTGGCAGCGGCCGTCCTGTGGTTTAATAATTTCCTCTCATCAGCACCGTGCTTTGAGGTAAAAAAGGTCGAGATAGTAAAACCGGGCAGCGAAGGGAACTTATATATACAAGAGGAATATTTTAACCTCGAATATCCCGTCAATTTTTTCACGGTGGATACCGCGGCGCTCGCCGGCAAAATAAAAGCGGCGCACCCCGAATTCCAGATAGTGGTGATAACCAAGTTCCTGCCCAACCGCATCATCGCGAATATAAAGGACAGGGAGGCGGTGGCGAGGATAAGGTTTGGGAAAGTCCTGCCAGTGGATTTCGACTGCGTCATCGTCTCGGATACAGGCAGCCTCGATTCGCTCCCCCTTATTACCGGCCTTGAGTCCCGGCTCGCGGACCCCAAAGAGGGCACGAGGGTGAAGTCGAGGAGGCTCAACACCGCCCTCGATATCCTCCGGCGCATCTATTCGAGGAAGGAGTTCGCGAGATCGGCGGTCACGACCGTCGATATGACATATCCGGAAAAGGCTTTTTTCGTGATGGGCGGGATGACGATAGTGGTCGGCAATAATGATCTCGACAGGAAGCTAGATTCGTTGGCCGCGGCACTGAACAATCCAAAGGTGGACAGGTCGAAGATCGATTCGATAGACCTCAGGTTCACCGATGCCGCGGTGACGTTTAAACCGGAAAAGAAATGAAGAAGGTATTAGCCGGACTGGATATAAGCGAGGATTTCGTGACCTGCTCGGTCTGTTCGACCGAGGAGAAGGATACCTTGTCGCTGTTGGGATCCGCCTCGGTGCCGTCGAGGGGGATGGATAACGGCGCGATATCGGATATAAGCGAGGTAGCTTTGTCGGTCGCCTCAGCCGTCGAAAAGGCGGAGGCCTCGGCGAAGACAAAGATCGTGTCCCTCGTGACTAACTGCGACGGCGCGAGCCTGCGCGTCTATAACACCAAAGGGAGTGTGACCGTCGCCGAGAAAGAGAACGAGATAAGCAGGCACGAGGTCGAGCGGGTGACCGAGGCCGCCAGGACGATAGCGCTTCCCTTCGACAGGGAGATAGTCCATTCGATAACGCGCGATTTTATCCTCGACGGCCAGGACGGGATCAAGGATCCGACCGGGATGTTCGGCACG
Coding sequences within:
- the murG gene encoding undecaprenyldiphospho-muramoylpentapeptide beta-N-acetylglucosaminyltransferase; translation: MNPDHNVYKNGMKILIACGGTGGHIFPGLSLAQEIKERGAGEVLLVGTDHPLEMRLFGSFDIPYRLMPVAKLSANPVKFLKFLARFTSACLRSVKLLFDYKPDIVVGFGGYASFPICKFAALTGKPLFLHEQNCEAGLANRILALLARRVAVSFKETEKSFGRKAVFTGNPIRKKLLMTKREDARRFYKFSPDKFTVLILGGSQGAQRINMIVGDMLGILSEEEKKQINILHIAGMKNIDDVRKKYEGSGVDGCVYDFVGDIGYAYAMADLIVSRAGATALFEIAALGKPSIMVPYRFAGGHQYHNAAALAKVGGTIIMEELGLTPQMLKEKIFELKDDKERLKSMSDAAKKFAVPDAAKRLTDCIIP
- the murC gene encoding UDP-N-acetylmuramate--L-alanine ligase, whose amino-acid sequence is MKLKGKKHIHFVGIGGIGMSAIAFVLLKRGLKVSGSDVRRSRIVEKLESLGGKFHEGHHEKNIEGADIVVFSSSITPENPELKAARNKKIKTLHRADMLALIMNGRKGIAVTGAHGKTTTSSLIAHILYRAGLDPTAILGGEVKSLEGNARVGKGGHFVVEADESDGSFVHLKPFYGVITNIDAEHLDYYRNMGEIISWYLKFVEKIKPGGKLFACGDCDNLKRALRGYPKEVVTFGLSAGGDIFPGKIKMHDSHSEFEIIYRGKNLGRAAINIPGIHNVSNAMAAFAVALELGLDFGTIKKAVEDFTGAARRFQVKYSGNGIKVIDDYAHHPAEIKATILAAKNWKPKRLIAVFQPHRFSRTKYLKDRFGNCFDVADRLILTDIYAASEDELDGVSGKSIYEEVKKHGHKDVIYLPKKELKEYLLKDIKRGDMVLMMGAGDITSIAGELAQELLKKRGKISKKNP
- the ftsW gene encoding putative lipid II flippase FtsW yields the protein MVTVVLLAIGVVMVYSASAINAQEFLKDSAYYLKRHLLYLFIGLIASLMVMSVDYNSLKKYVKPVLIATFVLLILVLIPGISREIAGARRWFRFSFLSFQPSQVCKIVMILYLADFLSRKQGEIKSFREGFMPPMIILGFSVGLILLEPDLGTAVAIGAVSFMMLFVAGIKLRHLVPMLLGSIPILGALIFHKAYRMRRIFAFLDPWKDPQGVGFQIIQSYIALGSGGPFGVGLGQSRQKLLYLPGAHTDFIFSIIGEELGLIGAGAVIILFALFIWLGFRIALRARDLFGHLVALGVVSIIGLEAVINIAVATGSMPTKGLPLPFISYGGSSLVFDMIGVALLLNVAKYSESPYEKEE
- the murB gene encoding UDP-N-acetylmuramate dehydrogenase; the protein is MRGSVKLDEPMDRHTTFKIGGPADIFVCPEDVDDLLVILRYAVSHKADYFMIGGGSKLLVGDKGIRGFVVFLGAPSFGGIEFDGDTAIAGCGIKTHELITKAAEKDLGGLEFLAGIPGTLGGAITMNAGWPSRAIGDLVEEITALKDLEKVKLGKESLKFSYRSSNLAGLVLVSARLRLEKKAKDKIEAETKKNLEKKRKTQELGYPSVGSIFLNPSGSSPAWELIDKCGLRGKSVGGAAVSEKHANFIINRGNASAADVRKLIDEIQKIVFKEHQIMLKLETKLIGEF
- a CDS encoding D-alanine--D-alanine ligase — protein: MDKVGSRIGVLMGGPSAERDVSLRSGRAITDALLSKGYNAIPMEIWLPTRDELRSAGIDVAFIALHGTFGEDGQIQTILEDLRIPYTGSKVKASRLGMDKIASRKLFKKAGLNIPGYHVIENGARPKLKFPAPVVVKPSAQGSSVGVSIIDKVEGLDGAIKEAFKFGEQVILEEFIHGKELTVGVVDDKPLPVIQVVPKRRYYDEVAKYTAGMTDYLCPAPISEGEARLAQDAGIRAHNALGCRSFSRVDMILDDGGKIVVLEVNTIPGMTQLSLLPKAAKTRGMDFPLLCEKMLESAYK